The sequence TTTTTCAATTGTGTGGATCAAAATAGGTCGATCACCCAACTCCAAAAATTGTTTTGGTAAATTACTGATTCCCATGCGTGTGCCAGTTCCTCCGGCTAGGATTCCTGCATAGATCATTTATATTCTCCTTTAGTTTATTCTAAAAAACTCATTACCATCTATTATATCACAATCTGTCTCCATCATGAAGAAAAGACAGAGTGTCATTTAGTCTAATCAACACACCATTTAAGGCAAAAAGTGAACAATGCCTTACTAAATTTGGAAAGACCATAACAAATTAAGAAATAAAAATAGGTTATCCTCTATATTCTCCTCTCAACGTTCGGTTAATATAGAGTTCTTTAGGATATAATAGAAACCTTAAAGAAAGCTTAAATGAAATTATTTGTTTATCAAAGAATACTAGGTGTGCATAGTAAATTTCTTAAAAGTTGTTTGAGAGACTCATTATAAAAGGTTATATATCTCATGAATTAAACAAAAAAGTTGTTTGAGAGACTCATTATAAAAGGTTATATATCTCATGAATTAAACAAATAATAGACTTTTGCCCCTAAAATTGATAAAATAAAAAAGAAAATAATAGAAAAAGGAAACTGTAAACCGCCATGATGAACATGCAAAACATGATGCGCCAAGCACAAAAACTTCAAAAACAAATGGAACAAAGCCAAGCAGAACTCGTTGCCATGGAATTTGTTGGAAAATCAGCTCAGGACCTTGTCCAAGCAACTTTGACTGGAGACAAAAAAGTTGTCAGCATTGACTTCAACCCAGCAGTTGTAGATCCAGAAGATCTCGAAACACTTTCAGATATGACTGTTCAAGCAGTTAACGCTGCTCTTGAACAAATTGATGAAACGACTAAGAAGAAACTAGGAGCTTTCGCTGGAAAATTGCCTTTCTAATCCACAAAAAAAGAGAAACAGATGTTTCTCTTTTTTTCTTAGAAATCAAAGAATTCCATTGCTTTCTTTAAGAGTAATTCCGTATATTCCGGATCGTCTTGAGCCATTGTGACTTGTGACTGGACCATTTCAAGATCATCAGTAATCATGCCATCTGCGCCGAGGCGAACGGCTTTATCAAATGCCTCCGAACCATTTACTGTCCAAACATAGAGTCTCTGATCAGTTGTCCAGAGTTTATTGACAAAGTATTCATCCAAAGTTGAATATTCCATGGTATAACCAGTCGCCTTGGTTCTCGGAAACACACTATTATATGGCAGAATGAAGTACACTGGAATTTCAGAATCATAAGCCAAGACCTTATCAATCACATGATAGTCTAGTGACTGCATCTGGTGACCATATTTCTTGATAGTAGCTCCATACTTTTCGAGAAAATGGTCCATCATTTGTGGGCTATCTTTTTTACTGGTTTTAATCTCAATCAGCAATTTTTGGTTTAATGTATTTGCACGTTCTAAATAATCATCAAAACTTGAAATCTTTGTTTGATAACCATTCTCGTAAATATCTGTATTTGTTAATTCATCCAGAGTTAAGTCTTGCGGTGTAGCATTAATTCTTGCAAGCGATTTAAGGTTAGCATCGTGCATCATCACGAACTGACCGTCTTTCGTTTCCTGAACATCCATTTCAATGAGATCTGGTTTTAGTTGAGCTGTCTTTTCCAAAGACTGCACAGTATTTTGAACACCATTTTTATTACTTACTCCTCTGTGCGAAATCACTAAAGGTGTATTGGTATCCGGAGACTCCAAATAGATGTAACCTTCTAAAGCAAAGAAGATACTTGCACACCCCATGACTCCCCACCTCATCAAATGGTCTTTCTTTCGCCTTGGCATGATCTCCAACTCTTCTCCTGTCAGGAAGGAAACAAACTTCACTAGGAAATAAGTCAGAGTCATGTAATGGAGGTTTTTAATCAAGACAAAATTAATCACACCAAGAATCAAGGATTCTTTTTGAGTAAAATTATCCATTACTGCCTGAGCAAAGAGCAAGGGGATTAACAAGACAAAGAAGAAGAGATAGGTTTTAATGATAATGAGTAGGAGATGCCAAGAGAAGAAAAGGACGTTTTTCTTCGTCTTTTGGAGACTATATTTCACACTTTCTCTTACTGTCTTTCTTTCAAAGAGAATCTTAGGAAGGGCAAACATGAAGCGAACAGAAATGTAGAGAAAGATCCAAGCGGATGCTATGATCAACAGCCCTACCAGCCAGTTCTTATCTTCTAGGTATGTAACGATAAAATCAGGGATAATAATTTTGTTGAGGTAATAGATTTTTAAAATCTTACGGATGAACGGGAAAAGCATAGCAATGTAAAAAAAGACAAAAGCCATCTTACAAAAGCTCAATCGTTTGACAAATAGAAAGCTCTGGTGAAAGACTTTTCTACTATACTCAATCAAGGTTCTCTTTTCATGGTAGAGAAGGTGCCGCGCCCCGATAAACAAAAGACAAATCTGGAAATAGGCGACCAGGAGATTGATTGCAATTAAGATGAGAAAGGCTAAACTGATAAAAGGCGAGCCTTGTATAATCGCCCAAAAGTTATTGTAGGAGATAAACAAATAACCAGTTTGTCTCAGAAGGATGCCAGCAATCCATGAATTTAATGGTAGCCAGACAAACTCAACCATCATAAATATCAAGAAAAATAGAAATAAAATCTTATCTAGGTTATAGTATATCTTCCTAAAACCTAGCTTTTTAGGTTTTTCAGGTTTCATAAGCACTCCTAGTCTAAAAATTGGGATAAATCTAAGCCACCGAAAGGATTATTCATAGAAAAACTACTCTGGTCTTCTATTAATAGCTTTCCTTCATCTGATTCCAAAAAAGCCTCGTAAACACGCGCCGTCATGCGGGCGTCTTCTAAACTGTTATGAGACTTCCCGTGAAAGCCTAAAAAATTCGCTACAGTTTGTAATTTAAGATTGGCTATGCCGTGTAGGTCAGAACTACGGCGTTCAAAAGCCTCCTCATATAGATCAACCTTATACTGGTCACGATAATCAATACCATGCTCCAAGAGAATAGGCAAATCACTCTTAGCTGCATTGTAACCAACGATAGGTATGTCGCCAACGAATTCTTGAAAGTCCTTTAAAACTTGTTCTACTTTTGGCGCATCTTTCAAGGTTTCAGCTGTGATTCCAGTCAAACCATTGATAAAACTCTTCAATGGTGCTGTAGTATGAACATAAGAATCAAAAGCAGCACTTTCTTGTCCATCTTGAAAGCGGACTGCCGATACTTGAATTAAATGGGTAACCCCCTCGTGTTGATTGAATTCCAAATCAAAGGCGATATAATCTCTTAATTTTTCCATTATTTACCTCAATTACTACCCAAAATAAACTATAAATAATAAAAGAAGCCATTAGGTTAGTGAGTAACCCAAACAGCTTCTTTATTTTCCTCCAAAAAGGCGAGTAAAAAAGCCTTTTTTGGTTGCTTGGACTTCTTCTTTTGCTTGGTCCAACTCGAGTTTCAAGGTTTCTTGATCCTTCATCGCTTGAAGAGTTAACTGTTGCTGTTGGTCCAACTGTTTGTCCTTTTCAGCAATCTGTCGGTCTTTGATACGCATCTGTTCATCTTTTTCTGATAACTGGCGGTCTTTTGCCTTGAGCTGCTCGTACAAACGAAGAATTTCAGCATTTTTCTCATCGACCAAGATTTCCATCAGTTCACGTTGTTTGACATCATCACTGACTGGTTCATCTTCAAAAATCGTTTTTTTATAGATTTCTTCTAGCTTAATCAAGCCACTTCGAGTAACTACAGTTACACCTTTGTCATTTTTTTTCGTGTCCTCTTCTGGAAGTTCTTTGACACGATTGTTGATTGCTTGACGAGATAGTCCTAAGACCTCTGCAATCTCACTGACGGTCATTTCAATACTCATAATATCCTCTGAAACGTTTTCTAGCTTTTCTTTATTTAAATCTTATCATAAGCTAGATAAACTGTCAAATTTCCGCTTAATCTAAAGCTTTTAGAAAGGCTAGTAAGACTTGGGCAGAACGACGTCCAGCTTCGATAATAAACTCATCAAAAGAGATAGAGGCTTCGTGATTGGCATTGTCACTCATTGCACGAATGACTAGGAAAGGTAGGCCAAGAGCCTGAGCTGCTTGTGCAATGGCAGCCCCTTCCATTTCAACTGCTAAAACATCAGGGAAGTGGGATTTGATACTAGCAATCTTATCATCTCCAGCTATAAAGCTATCTCCTGTAGCAATCAAGCCTAGGTGCCAGGTCTGTTCTAACTGAGATAGACTCTCTTGGATTTTGGCTACAAAGGTTTTGTCTGATTCAAAATAAAGCGGTTGTTGCGCCATTTGGCCATAAGCATAGCCAAAAGCAGTCACATCCACATCATGGTAAGCTAGTCTATCTGCAATCACGACATCACCAACAGCAATCCCATCTGCAAGAGCACCTGCTGATCCTGTATTGATGATAGCTTCTACTTGGAAGTGGTTAGCTAACACTGCTACACTCATAGCCGACATGACTTTTCCAATCCCACTCTGAACTAGAACGACTTCTGTATTGCCAACAGAGCCAGTGTAGTAAGTATTTCCAAGGACTTGGACTTCTTTAGGTTTGTCCAAATTCTGAGTCAAATATACGAGTTCTTCTGGCATGGCAGCAATGATTCCAATTTTCATTTCAAGTCCTTTCAATTACAAGAGTTTCATCGCTAAAATTAACAAAATCAAAAGTAGGATGACTGCAAACAAGATGCGATTGAGTTTCGAATTAAAAACATTTCTCTTAGTGTTCTCAATGCGGCGACTCTTATGAATTGTTGGTTCTACTTCGATTGTAAGTGTATCTTGACTAAAACCGTGGTCTCTAGAGCGTGAATAACTAAAATGTTGTGAAGACGTTGGTAGGATCTTTGTTTCCTCATCATCTTGAAGAGGTGGTCCTGAGATTTTCTCACCTCGGTTGGCACGTTCAATCATTTCGTCTGTTAATAAAGGTTTTCCCATGGGTTGCTCCTCTATTTCTTTTGTAGTTCCCAGTACTGGATCGCCATAATGGTCTTGGCATCACAGATATGACCTGACTGGATTAGGTTCTTAGCCTCCTCTAGACTCACTTCTAGAACTTCCAAAGTTTCATCATCATCTTGTGGACGAGGATTTTCCACCTTGACCAAATCACTAGCAAGGTAGAGTTTTAGTTTTTCATTACAAAATCCAATCGCAGAATAGAAATCGTACAACAGTTCTAACTTAGCTGTGTAGGCAACCTCTTCTTCCAATTCACGAAGGGCCGCTGCCATTGGATCAGCATTTTCACCAAGTTCTAGTTTACCAGCAGGAATCTCATAAGAAACCGCCTCGATAGCTTTTCGGTATTGCTTAACGAGAACGATTTTGTCTTCAGCTGTCACAGCTAGTACACAAACAGCTCCATTGTGAAAAATCAAATCACGTTGGGCAGTACCTTTGCCTTCTGGCAGTTCTACCTGATCTTGCACCAATTTAAAGATAGGACCTTGATAGATTTCCTTCCGACTAATCGTTTTTTCTTCAAATTCCATGACAAACTCCTACTGGTTCTTGGGATGATGAGGTAGGCGAGTCGCATATTCATCTTTGTTGACCTGACGTCCACGGCCGATAGCAATGGCATCAGCAGGAACATTCTTGGTAATGGTTGAACCCGCTCCAACCAGAGAATTATCCCCAAGTTCTACAGGAGCAATAATAGTTGAGTTTGAGCCAACAAAGACATTATTGCCAATGACAGTTTTATATTTATTTTTGCCATCGTAGTTAACTGTAATAGTTCCTGCACCAAAATTAACGTTGCTACCCACTTCACAGTTTCCAATATAAGTCAAATGACCAGCCTTGGTATTTTCACCGATTGAAGATCCTTTTACTTCAACAAAATTTCCAATGTGAACTTGAGCAGCCAGACTTGAACCTGGACGGATATGAGCATAGGGACCAACTGTTACACCGTCCTCAACACTACTTTCCTCAATCATAGAGTTGGTAATCACGGCTCCAGCTCCAACGGTACTATCTACGATATAAGTTCCATTTGTTAAAATAGTCTCCGCACCAATCTTCGTTTGACCTTTCAAGGTAACGTTGGCTTCGATTTTGACTTCGGGAGCAATCTCAACATCAATATCGATGTAAGTTGCTTCCGGATTAACAAAACTAACACCATTAACCATGTGCTTTTGATTGATACGGCGACGCATCACTGCTTCCGCAGTCGCAAGAGCTACACGGTCATTTACGCCAAGACTTTCATCAAAATCCTTGAGAGTATAGGCCCCAACCTTTTCACCCGCATTACGGAAAATACCAATCACGTCAGTAATATAGTACTCACCTTGGGCATTGTTGGTGTTGATGTTTTTAAGGGCTTCAAAAAGACGCTCATTGTCAAATACATAAGTTCCTGTATTGATTTCCTTAATTTGCTTTTCAAAGTCTGTGGCATCTTTCTGCTCAACAATACGAAGAACTTCAGCATTATCGTTACGGACGATACGACCATATCCAAAAGGATCAGCTGCTTCAGCTGTTAAAATCGTCGCAACATTTTTGTGATTAATATGGAAATCCAAGAGGTTTTTCAAGCTTTCACCTGTAATCAGAGGAGTATCTCCAGCGATAACCAATGTGTGGCCTGTACGATTTTGGAGAATAGGCTCTGCCATCATGACAGCATGCCCAGTTCCTAGTTGTTCTGATTGGGTAACAAAGTCTGTCTGACCGGCTAATACTTGCTCAACTAGCTCTGCCTTGTGACCAACTACAGTAACTGTTTTTTCAGGTTGAATCGCACCAACACTACGAAAAACATGTTCCAACATCGAAATTCCAGCTACTTTATGAAGTACCTTTGGAAGATCTGATTTCATGCGAGTACCTTTACCCGCTGCTAGAATAATGGCATAATTTGACATAATCTTCTCTTTTCTCTAGAAATTCCCTTATATTATACCATAATTTAGTTTCTTAGGAGTAAACAAACAGAGAAATAGGGAAAAGACGCCCATATATTCACTTTTTCCGATGTTTTCTTTGATTTTTTTATCTATTTACGTTAAACTATTTAAATATGAGAAAAAAGATTCATCCAGCTATTATTTTTACTTTATTTACTATATTTATAGCTATTTTGATCCTCAATAGACCAACTTATGAAGACCATCCCGTCAAGTCAAAACCAAATGCTGTCCAGGTTGAAAATCAGGCCTTGCATAATCTTGACAAACCTATTATTGATGTCTCTGGTTGGCAAAGACCTGAGGAAATCAACTACGATACCTTGTCTCAAAATATTTCAGGTGTTATTGTTCGCGTCCACAATGGGGCTCAACATACTGAAAAAAATGATGCCGCTTATGCCAATGGTATTGATAAAGCCTATAAAAGTCATATTACAGAATTTCAAAAGCGGAATGTCCCAGTTGGAGTCTATGCCTATCTAGCTAGCCCCAGCAAGGAAGAAATGGAAAAAGCCGCTGAAGTTTTCTATAATGCTGCTTCTCCTTACAACCCTAGTTACTATTGGTTGGACGTGGAAGAAAAAACAATGTCTGATATGAATGAAGGGGTTGAAGCCTTTCGTGCTAAACTGGAATCTTTAGGTGCTAAAAACATCGGCATCTATATTGGAGTTTACTTCATGCAAGAACACAGTATCAATACAGATAAGTTTACTGCTATTTGGATTCCTTCCTACGGGACAGACTCTGGTTACTTTGAAACAACACCCAATACCAGTTTAGACTACGACCTCCATCAATACACTTCAAAAGGAAGAATTGCTGGATTTGAACATCATTTAGATATTAATCTTATTTCTACCTTGAAGGAAAAAGAAGAAACCTTCAGAAAACTATTTTTAAGACCATAAGACAAGTGAAAATCGCTCTCTTTTTCACTTGTTTTTTCATTTTCTCCTCGTCTGTGTTATAATTGATAGAATAGAGAAAGAATTTTATGAAATTGAGGATTTTATGATGTTTTCATGGATTGCAAGAGTTATTAAAGGAATCGTCATCGCCTTAGGATTTATCTTACCAGGAATTTCAGGCGGTGTTTTGGCAGCTATTTTGGGGATCTACGAGCGAATGATTAGCTTTCTGGCTCATCCTTTTAAGGATTTTAAAGCGAATGTCCTATACTTTATCCCAGTAGCAATCGGGATGTTGCTAGGCATTGGTTTGTTTTCTTATCCAATCGAGTATCTGCTAGAAAATTACCAGGTCTATGTTTTATGGAGTTTTGCGGGAGCCATCATCGGTACAGTTCCTAGCCTCCTTAAAGAATCTACTCGAGAATCTGATCGTGACAAGATCGACCTAGTCTGGTTCTGGACTACCTTTATCCTTTCAGGCCTAGGGCTCTACGCGCTAAACTTTGTTGTTGGTTCTCTCAGTGCTAGTTTCGCTAATTTCATCTTAGCGGGTGCTCTTTTAGCGCTTGGTGTCTTGGTGCCTGGTTTAAGTCCGTCAAATCTACTCTTGATTTTAGGATTGTACGCTCCAATGCTCTCTGGTTTTAAGACCTTTGATTTATTCGGTACTTTCCTTCCTATCGGAATAGGTGCAGGTGCAACCCTCATCATTTTTTCAAAATTAATGGACCATGCCTTGAACAACTACCACTCGCGTGTGTATCACTTTATCATTGGGATTGTGCTATCAAGCACCCTCTTGATTTTGATTCCAAATGCTGGAAGTGCTGAAAGTATCCAATACACTGGACTTTCTATCGTGAGTTATGTTCTCATCGCCTTCTTCTTTGCACTTGGTATTTGGCTTGGTATCTGGATGAGTCAATTGGAGGATAAGTATAAATAATGGCAAAGAAAGTTAAGATTAAGAAAACCTTGGTCGAACAAATCTTGACCAAGGCGGGTATTAACCATACTGGTATTCATATCAACGCGCTTGAGGGTGAACTTCCTTCGGAATATGATCGAACACATATCTTTAAAACCTTGGCTCTGCTGGGTGATAAGACGGGGCCAATCATCGGAATCGTTCCCATAACAGAACACCTCGCTGAGAAAAAACTAGCAAAGGTTTCTGGTAATAAAAAAGTGAGCATGATTCCTCAAAAAGATCTGGAAAAAACGACAGGCTATATTCATGGGGCTAATAACCCCGTCGGCATTCGCCAAAAACACAATTATCCTATTTTTATTGATCAGACTGCTTTGGATTTAGACCAAATGATTGTCTCTGCTGGAGAAGTCGGGCATAGTATCATCATTCGACCTCAAGACTTAGCCAGCTTTGTAAAAGCAAATTTTGCTGATCTCTTGGAGGAAAACAACTGATGAAACTCTATTTTGTCCGTCATGGTCGGACTGTCTGGAATCTTGAAGGACGTTTTCAAGGTGCTAGCGGCGACTCTCCCCTTCTTCCAGATTCCATTGACGTTTTAAAACAACTGGGTCAACATCTCAAGGAAATTCCTTTTGATACGATTTATTCTAGTGATTTACCCAGAGCAGTCAAATCTGCTGAGATTATCCAAAGTCAACTCCTAGCCCCTTGTCCTTTAAAGAGCATTCCTAACCTACGTGAATGGCAACTTGGAAAACTAGAGGGATTAAAAATCGCTACGCTCAATGCCATCTACCCACAACAAATCAAGGCCTTTCGCTCTAATCTGGCCCAGTTTGATACGAGGATGTTTGAAGCCGAATCTCTCTACTCTACGACTCAGCGAACCATTCAGTTTATCAAATCTCTGAAAGAAAGTCCGGCTGAAAGAATTTTGATTGTCGGGCATGGGGCAAATCTCACTGCTAGCCTACGCACTCTCTTAGGCTATAAAGAGGCTCACCTTCGCAAAGATGGAGGCTTGGCCAATGCTAGTCTGACAGTTTTAGAGACCGAGAATTTTGAAACCTTCACTCTGGAAAGATGGAATGACACTTCCTATCAAAGAAAATAATGGAACTTGATCTTAATAGTCAAGTTCTTTTTAGTTTTCAAAGAATATCCGTGAATTTCTCTGCTATTTATGATAAAATGGGAGTATCGCAAAAAATGACTCATCGTATCAAATTTTGAGTAAAATTAGGAGGAACCCATGTCTACAGAACATATGGAAGAACTAAATGACCAGCAGATCGTTCGCCGTGAAAAAATGGCTGCGCTCCGTGAACAAGGAATCGATCCCTTCGGAAAACGTTTTGAACGTACTGCTAACTCACAAGAACTAAAAGATAAATTTGCAGAACTCGATAAAGAACAACTACATGAATTAAATGAAACTGCTACTATCGCTGGACGCTTAGTAACTAAACGTGGAAAAGGAAAAGTTGGCTTTGCCCATCTTCAAGACCGAGAAGGTCAAATCCAGATCTACGTTCGTAAAGACGAAGTTGGCGAAGAAAACTACGAAATCTTCAAAAAAGCAGACCTTGGTGACTTCCTTGGTGTCGAAGGTGAAGTCATGCGTACTGATATGGGAGAGCTCTCTATCAAGGCCACACACATCACACACTTGTCTAAAGCACTTCGCCCGCTTCCTGAGAAATTCCACGGTTTGACAGACGTTGAAACAATTTATCGTAAACGTTACCTTGACTTGATTTCTAATCGTGAAAGCTTTGAACGCTTTGTCACTCGTTCAAAAATCATCTCTGAAATCCGTCGTTATCTAGACCAAAAAGGTTTCCTTGAAGTGGAAACACCTGTTCTTCATAATGAAGCCGGTGGTGCTGCTGCCCGTCCATTTATCACTCACCACAATGCCCAAAACATTGATATGGTCCTTCGTATCGCGACTGAGCTTCACTTAAAACGTCTTATCGTTGGTGGTATGGAACGAGTCTATGAAATTGGCCGTATCTTCCGTAACGAAGGAATGGACGCTACTCATAACCCTGAGTTTACTTCTATCGAGGTTTACCAAGCTTATGCAGACTTCCAAGATATCATGGACTTGACGGAAGGTATTATCCAACACGCTGCTAAGGCAGTTAAGGGTGATGGTCCAGTTAACTACCAAGGAACTGAAATCAAAATCAACGAACCATTCAAACGCGTTCACATGGTAGATGCTATCAAGGAAATTACTGGTGTAGACTTCTGGCAAGACATGACTTTCGAGGAAGCTAAAGCTATCGCTGCTGAGAAGAAAGTTCCAGTTGAGAAACACTACACTGAAGTTGGTCACATTATCAACGCCTTCTTTGAAGAGTTCGTTGAAGAAACCTTGATTCAACCAACCTTTGTCTATGGTCATCCAGTAGCTGTGTCTCCACTTGCTAAGAAGAACCCTGAAGACGACCGCTTTACTGACCGCTTTGAGCTCTTCATTATGACCAAGGAATACGGTAACGCCTTTACTGAGTTGAACGACCCAATTGATCAGCTTAGCCGTTTTGAAGCTCAAGCTAAAGCTAAAGAGCTTGGTGATGATGAAGCAACAGGCATCGACTACGACTACATTGAGGCTCTTGAATACGGTATGCCTCCAACAGGTGGTTTGGGAATCGGTATCGACCGTCTCTGCATGCTCCTCACTGATACAACTACTATCCGTGATGTATTGCTCTTCCCAACAATGAAATAACCCCTTATCCTCTGGTACTTGCCAGAGGATTTTTCGATGCAAAAAGAGACTGAGGAAAAACTCAATCTCTTTTTCTTATTCTTGATTTTTAACTTGACTGGTGGCTACATCTTCCCCAAACCATTTCTGGCTGATTTCCTGGAATTTTCCTTCTTGGTATAGCGAGATAAAGGCTTGGTTCAATGCATCTAGCAAAGTTTTATCAGCAGGTCTAACACCCACTGCAAAAGCTTCACTTTCAAATCCAGCTGAAAAGACATTGTAGTCATTTAATATTCCTTCAGACTGGAGATAATAATTGGCATATACCCGGTCAATCAACAAGGCATCAATCCGATCATTTTTCAAATCAATTAAGGCTTCATTGAAACTTTGGTATTGATTAGCCTTCTGGTCTTTCACTCGATTCTTGAGTAGTTCTGGTTGTCCTTCAAAATTCAAATAACCAGAAGATCCAGCCTGGGCCCCTAAAACTTTGTCAGTCATATCCTGAACTGAGTGGATTTTTTGAGACTTTTTAGAGACCAAAACTTGTTGATTTTCCATGTAAGGAATGGTAAAAGCAACCTTCTCTTTCCGTTCATTTGTTGCTGTATAGCCATTCCAGATGGCATCAATGGTACCATTTTGTAGTTCGGTTTCTTTCATATCCCAGTCGATGGGTTGAAATTTAATCTGAATTCCTAGTTTTTCAGAGACAGCTTGGGCTAGGTCAATATCAAAACCTGCATACTGGCCATTCTTTTCCTCAAATCCCATGGGAACAAAGGTATTGTCAAAGCCAATGGTAATGCTACCCTGTTTTTGATATTTGGCCCAATTATCCTGACTTGGATCACTTGCCTTCTGAGTACAAGCTGTCAGGAAGAAGCTAAAGAACAGAGCAAGTACAAGGGCAATTTTCTTTCTCTTCATAGGCACCTCCTAGTCCTACTTTGGATCGACCTTAAGGATCTGATCAGCAATGTTTTCCGCAAACTGAAGATCGTGGGTCACAACAATCTGAGTCATCCCACGCTCTTTATTTTGAAGGATAAGTTTTTCCACTTCTAATCGCAATTCTGGGTCTAAGGCTGATGTAGGCTCATCATATCCAATAATTTCTGGGTTTATCATCATAGCACGCGCTAAGGCCACCCGTTGTTTTTGCCCACCTGAAAGTGAGAATGGAAAGGCATCTGCATGCCCTGCTAACCCAAGTTGTTCTAACAAACCACGCGCCTTCTTCTCAGCAACTTCCTTCTCCATGCTCATGGTTTTTATAGGCGACAGAGTTAAGTTATCTAGAACTGACAAATGCGGAAAGAGTTGAAAATCTTGGAAAACAAATCCCAGAAGATTGCGCTTTTCTAGTTCGTCTATAGCTAGCGATTCGCCGTTATAGTAGATTTCTCCAGAATCGATGGTTTCCAGTCCAGCTAGCATACGTAACAAGGTAGTCTTTCCTCCTCCAGATGGACCTACGATTGCAAGGATTTGCTTTTCAGGAATTGATAGGCTGAAGTTGGTTAAGATTTGTTTGCCACCAAAGGCCTTGTTGATGTTTCGTAATTCTAACATAGCAATCCTCCTATCTGTAATAACTGTACTTCTTCTCAAGTTTTTTCGCAACAATAGTTACAAGACCAATCATAATCAAATAAATCGCTCCGGCTAAAAACATAGGAACAAGACTGGCATCCCGATTGGCTGCTGTCCGACTAGCCAAAATCAAATCTGAAATCCCAAGGGCATAAACCAATGAAGTATCCTTGACCAAACTCATAATTTCATTAAAGACGCTCGGTAAGACAATCTTTGTAACCTGAGGCAAAATAATATAGCGCACTGTGTCAAATGGACTAAACTTCAAGACCTTAGCAGCCTCATACTGCCCCTTTGGAATGGTTTCAATCCCTCCACGAAAAATTTCAGCAAAGTAGGCTGCATAGTTCAATACAAAAGCGATTACAGCAGCAGGCAAACGATCTAAACGTATCCCAATTCTAGGGAGAACATAGTAAATAAAGATTAATTGCAAGAGCAAGGGAGTCCCTCGCATCACCCAAATATAAAGGTCAATCAGATAATGGAGGGGTTTCCAGCGAACTTGCA comes from Streptococcus oralis and encodes:
- the glmU gene encoding bifunctional UDP-N-acetylglucosamine diphosphorylase/glucosamine-1-phosphate N-acetyltransferase GlmU; the protein is MSNYAIILAAGKGTRMKSDLPKVLHKVAGISMLEHVFRSVGAIQPEKTVTVVGHKAELVEQVLAGQTDFVTQSEQLGTGHAVMMAEPILQNRTGHTLVIAGDTPLITGESLKNLLDFHINHKNVATILTAEAADPFGYGRIVRNDNAEVLRIVEQKDATDFEKQIKEINTGTYVFDNERLFEALKNINTNNAQGEYYITDVIGIFRNAGEKVGAYTLKDFDESLGVNDRVALATAEAVMRRRINQKHMVNGVSFVNPEATYIDIDVEIAPEVKIEANVTLKGQTKIGAETILTNGTYIVDSTVGAGAVITNSMIEESSVEDGVTVGPYAHIRPGSSLAAQVHIGNFVEVKGSSIGENTKAGHLTYIGNCEVGSNVNFGAGTITVNYDGKNKYKTVIGNNVFVGSNSTIIAPVELGDNSLVGAGSTITKNVPADAIAIGRGRQVNKDEYATRLPHHPKNQ
- a CDS encoding glycoside hydrolase family 25 protein; amino-acid sequence: MRKKIHPAIIFTLFTIFIAILILNRPTYEDHPVKSKPNAVQVENQALHNLDKPIIDVSGWQRPEEINYDTLSQNISGVIVRVHNGAQHTEKNDAAYANGIDKAYKSHITEFQKRNVPVGVYAYLASPSKEEMEKAAEVFYNAASPYNPSYYWLDVEEKTMSDMNEGVEAFRAKLESLGAKNIGIYIGVYFMQEHSINTDKFTAIWIPSYGTDSGYFETTPNTSLDYDLHQYTSKGRIAGFEHHLDINLISTLKEKEETFRKLFLRP
- a CDS encoding DUF368 domain-containing protein; its protein translation is MFSWIARVIKGIVIALGFILPGISGGVLAAILGIYERMISFLAHPFKDFKANVLYFIPVAIGMLLGIGLFSYPIEYLLENYQVYVLWSFAGAIIGTVPSLLKESTRESDRDKIDLVWFWTTFILSGLGLYALNFVVGSLSASFANFILAGALLALGVLVPGLSPSNLLLILGLYAPMLSGFKTFDLFGTFLPIGIGAGATLIIFSKLMDHALNNYHSRVYHFIIGIVLSSTLLILIPNAGSAESIQYTGLSIVSYVLIAFFFALGIWLGIWMSQLEDKYK
- a CDS encoding aminoacyl-tRNA deacylase, yielding MAKKVKIKKTLVEQILTKAGINHTGIHINALEGELPSEYDRTHIFKTLALLGDKTGPIIGIVPITEHLAEKKLAKVSGNKKVSMIPQKDLEKTTGYIHGANNPVGIRQKHNYPIFIDQTALDLDQMIVSAGEVGHSIIIRPQDLASFVKANFADLLEENN
- a CDS encoding histidine phosphatase family protein gives rise to the protein MKLYFVRHGRTVWNLEGRFQGASGDSPLLPDSIDVLKQLGQHLKEIPFDTIYSSDLPRAVKSAEIIQSQLLAPCPLKSIPNLREWQLGKLEGLKIATLNAIYPQQIKAFRSNLAQFDTRMFEAESLYSTTQRTIQFIKSLKESPAERILIVGHGANLTASLRTLLGYKEAHLRKDGGLANASLTVLETENFETFTLERWNDTSYQRK
- the lysS gene encoding lysine--tRNA ligase; translated protein: MSTEHMEELNDQQIVRREKMAALREQGIDPFGKRFERTANSQELKDKFAELDKEQLHELNETATIAGRLVTKRGKGKVGFAHLQDREGQIQIYVRKDEVGEENYEIFKKADLGDFLGVEGEVMRTDMGELSIKATHITHLSKALRPLPEKFHGLTDVETIYRKRYLDLISNRESFERFVTRSKIISEIRRYLDQKGFLEVETPVLHNEAGGAAARPFITHHNAQNIDMVLRIATELHLKRLIVGGMERVYEIGRIFRNEGMDATHNPEFTSIEVYQAYADFQDIMDLTEGIIQHAAKAVKGDGPVNYQGTEIKINEPFKRVHMVDAIKEITGVDFWQDMTFEEAKAIAAEKKVPVEKHYTEVGHIINAFFEEFVEETLIQPTFVYGHPVAVSPLAKKNPEDDRFTDRFELFIMTKEYGNAFTELNDPIDQLSRFEAQAKAKELGDDEATGIDYDYIEALEYGMPPTGGLGIGIDRLCMLLTDTTTIRDVLLFPTMK